A region of Brevundimonas sp. NIBR10 DNA encodes the following proteins:
- a CDS encoding DUF2794 domain-containing protein, translating to MSLDPPSSDSRPQAGPVFFERRELDLILRVYGRMVAAGEWRDYAMVGHKDVAEFAVYRRSGDAPLYRIEKRPALQTRQGQWAVIGEGGVVLKRGRELPQVLRVFDSRKFQVVE from the coding sequence ATGAGCCTTGATCCCCCCTCCTCTGACAGCCGCCCCCAGGCCGGTCCGGTCTTCTTCGAGCGGCGCGAGCTGGACCTGATCCTGCGGGTCTATGGCCGGATGGTCGCGGCCGGCGAGTGGCGCGACTATGCGATGGTCGGCCACAAGGACGTCGCCGAATTCGCCGTCTATCGCCGCTCGGGCGACGCGCCCCTGTACCGGATCGAGAAGCGGCCGGCCCTCCAGACCCGTCAGGGCCAGTGGGCGGTGATCGGCGAGGGCGGTGTCGTGCTCAAGCGCGGTCGCGAGCTGCCCCAGGTGCTGCGCGTCTTCGACAGCCGCAAATTCCAGGTGGTGGAGTAG